One part of the Desulfuromonas sp. genome encodes these proteins:
- a CDS encoding prephenate dehydrogenase/arogenate dehydrogenase family protein has translation MNHPENYIAKMCIIGVGLIGGSFALALREAGLVGEVIGVGRGVDNLRRAVELGVIDRYTTDPAEGVRDADLVFLATPVLAMSEVMAKISGHLKRGSVLTDGGSVKGAIIDAVQPHLPAGVHFVPGHPIAGTEKSGAEAAFPTLYRERRCILTPTEATDAGALALVKALWQAAGSEVVVMDVEKHDRVLAAISHLPHMVAYALVVAGSSYDRYEENILEYSAGGFKDFTRIASSDPTMWRDIALTNKDALLEMMTHFEHFFAELREDIASSEGEKLYEFFLKSKQSRDAIL, from the coding sequence ATGAATCATCCAGAGAATTATATTGCGAAAATGTGTATCATCGGGGTCGGCCTGATCGGTGGTTCGTTCGCTCTCGCCCTGCGCGAGGCCGGTCTGGTCGGTGAGGTCATCGGTGTTGGCAGGGGTGTCGATAATCTCAGGCGGGCAGTGGAACTCGGTGTCATCGATCGCTACACAACCGATCCGGCCGAAGGGGTCCGCGATGCCGATCTGGTCTTCCTTGCGACCCCGGTTCTGGCGATGTCAGAAGTGATGGCGAAGATTTCCGGCCATCTGAAGCGTGGGAGCGTACTGACCGATGGCGGCAGCGTCAAGGGTGCGATCATTGATGCGGTTCAACCTCATCTGCCGGCAGGGGTACATTTCGTGCCGGGGCATCCGATTGCCGGAACCGAGAAGAGTGGTGCCGAAGCAGCATTCCCGACTCTCTACCGGGAGCGTCGCTGCATCCTGACTCCGACCGAGGCAACCGACGCCGGAGCACTGGCGCTGGTCAAGGCGCTCTGGCAGGCGGCCGGCAGTGAAGTCGTGGTCATGGATGTTGAAAAACATGATCGGGTTCTGGCCGCAATCAGTCATCTGCCGCACATGGTCGCCTATGCGCTCGTCGTCGCCGGCAGTTCCTACGATCGTTACGAAGAGAACATCCTTGAGTATTCAGCCGGCGGTTTCAAGGACTTTACCCGGATTGCTTCCTCCGATCCGACCATGTGGCGTGATATCGCCCTGACCAACAAGGATGCTCTGCTCGAGATGATGACCCATTTTGAACACTTCTTTGCTGAACTCAGGGAGGATATTGCCTCTTCCGAGGGTGAAAAACTGTACGAATTTTTCCTCAAATCAAAACAGAGTCGCGACGCGATTCTGTAA
- a CDS encoding 3-phosphoshikimate 1-carboxyvinyltransferase (catalyzes the formation of 5-O-(1-carboxyvinyl)-3-phosphoshikimate from phosphoenolpyruvate and 3-phosphoshikimate in tryptophan biosynthesis): protein MQHTRTVSKSAGLRGEVTIPGDKSISHRAIMFGALANGITRVSGFLQGEDNYATLKAFRSMGVEITDHGDGSLEIVGAGLHGLREPDDVVDCGNSGTTMRLMSGLLAGQDFFSVLTGDQYLRRRPMRRVVGPLSEMGAVIDGRNNGELAPLAIRGGGLNGIEYDSPVASAQVKSALILAGLYADGQTTVTEPHLSRDHSERMLRCLGADIESFAGGVRVTPGQELTARGIDVP from the coding sequence ATGCAGCATACACGAACTGTGTCGAAAAGCGCTGGTCTGCGCGGAGAAGTAACGATCCCCGGCGACAAGTCGATTTCCCATCGCGCCATCATGTTCGGCGCTCTGGCCAACGGCATCACCCGGGTCAGTGGATTCCTGCAGGGAGAGGATAATTACGCCACCCTCAAGGCCTTCCGGTCAATGGGAGTCGAGATTACGGACCATGGCGACGGTTCCCTCGAGATTGTCGGCGCCGGTCTGCACGGTCTCCGGGAGCCGGACGATGTTGTCGACTGCGGCAACTCCGGGACGACCATGCGCCTGATGTCCGGGCTGCTGGCTGGTCAGGATTTCTTTTCCGTACTGACCGGAGATCAATACCTCCGGCGACGTCCGATGCGCCGCGTAGTCGGTCCGCTGAGCGAAATGGGCGCCGTGATTGACGGACGCAATAATGGCGAACTGGCACCACTTGCTATCCGGGGAGGTGGCTTGAACGGGATTGAATACGATTCGCCGGTGGCCAGTGCCCAGGTCAAGTCGGCCCTGATTCTGGCCGGCCTGTACGCCGACGGCCAGACAACGGTGACCGAACCGCACCTCTCGCGGGATCACAGCGAACGGATGCTCCGTTGTCTTGGCGCCGATATTGAGTCTTTTGCCGGCGGTGTGCGGGTGACGCCGGGGCAAGAACTGACCGCCCGGGGAATCGATGTGCC